A part of Emys orbicularis isolate rEmyOrb1 chromosome 13, rEmyOrb1.hap1, whole genome shotgun sequence genomic DNA contains:
- the LOC135887657 gene encoding major histocompatibility complex class I-related gene protein-like, whose translation MERYNQSGGLHAFQYMYGCELRADGGTGGFRQYGYNGRDFLSYDTRTHAWVAPSKEAEITKGKMEADRHLSQQQRDYLERKCVEWLQKYLGYGKETLQRREHPAVRVTSRDAPGGPTTLSCRAHGFYPRDIAVTWLRKGESREQETWRGGVLPNGDGTYHTWATVEIDPQERDLYSCRVEHKSLAQPLDTAWEPPSRSAPLPALIGAVAGAALLAGTVGFVLWRRRRSGKTGAIDTPAQAGNRDSSSSLEASDKESSKGSSRGSDPGYDTGSQGSAATVHLVGDTSVGETNLPTETQELLHMGVPAPLDDGDPPAGIV comes from the exons ATGGAGCGCTACAACCAGAGCGGGG GCCTGCACGCCTTCCAGTACATGTACGGCTGTGAGCTGCGGGCGGACGGCGGCACGGGGGGCTTCCGGCAGTACGGCTACAACGGGCGGGATTTCCTCTCCTACGACACCCGCACCCACGCCTGGGTGGCGCCCAGCAAGGAGGCCGAGATCACCAAGGGGAAGATGGAGGCCGACAGGCACCTGAGCCAGCAGCAGCGGGACTATCTGGAGCGGAAATGCGTCGAGTGGCTGCAGAAATACCTGGGCTACGGGAAGGAGACGCTGCAGAGGagag AGCACCCGGCCGTGCGGGTCACCAGCAGAGACGCCCCTGGCGGCCCCACCACCCTCTCCTGCCGGGCCCACGGCTTCTACCCCCGGGACATTGCCGTGACCTGGCTGCGAaagggggagagcagagagcaggAGACATGGCGAGGGGGGGTCCTGCCCAACGGGGACGGGACCTACCACACCTGGGCCACGGTGGAGATCGACCCCCAGGAGAGAGACCTGTACAGCTGCCGTGTGGAGCACAAGAGCCTGGCCCAGCCGCTCGACACTGCGTGGG AGCCCCCGTCCcgctctgccccgctccctgcgcTGATTGGGGCCGTCGCTGGCGCTGCCCTGCTCGCTGGGACAGTTGGGTTTGTTCTCTGGAGGAGGCGGCGCTCAG GGAAAACCGGAGCCATCGACACTCCAGCTCAGG ccGGCAACCGGGACTCCAGCTCCTCTCTGGAAG CCAGCGACAAAGAATCCAGCAAAGGATCCAGCAGGG GCAGCGACCCTGGGTATGACACCGGCTCGCAAG GGTCGGCGGCCACGGTGCACCTGGTGGGGGACACAAGTGTGGGAGAGACCAATCTCCCTACAGAAACTCAGGAGCTCCTCCACATGGGTGTTCCTGCCCCGCTCGACGACGGGGACCCCCCAGCGGGCATCGTCTAG